In Carya illinoinensis cultivar Pawnee chromosome 9, C.illinoinensisPawnee_v1, whole genome shotgun sequence, the following are encoded in one genomic region:
- the LOC122277829 gene encoding aluminum-activated malate transporter 8-like isoform X1, whose translation MPSSFNFHHSLAMEIESETRQKAGLFTSGVSWLKALPGKAMNKAVKVAKSTKELGQDDPRRVTHSLKVGLALTMVSLLYYWRPLYNDFGVSGMSAVMTVIAVFEFRVGASLSKSLNKGFATLLAGVLGVGAEHTTRLFGEKGEPFALGLLVFLLATTSSFTRFCPRIKARYDYGVLIFILTFTLVSVSGYRVDQQLLQMAHQTVSTVVIGAASCIIISIFVCPVWAGEDLHKLIASNLKNLANYLEGFESEYFQDSVDELMKGGATASEGDKAVLLQGYKTVLNSENDEESLANFARWEPGHGLFPFRHPWKQYLKIGALARQCAYHIEALNGHIVNYSYIQAPIEFRYRIRESTTKMNSESSKALQALATAIKTMTDPSAANSHVEMSKTAINELEIALKADSIVLENADLLAIIPIASVTSMLIEITRCVEKICESVHELSCLAHFKSVVEPSVSPEKPQLLHRGRIKPLLDGDSSTDHVTITVPATSNMNIGPMENEISEVPKDSQRLGL comes from the exons ATGCCAAGTAGCTTTAATTTCCACCACTCTTTAGCCATGGAGATTGAGTCAGAAACTCGACAGAAGGCTGGGCTTTTCACCAGTGGTGTGAGCTGGCTTAAGGCCTTGCCTGGGAAAGCCATGAATAAGGCTGTCAAGGTCGCAAAGAGTACAAAGGAGCTCGGACAGGACGACCCAAGAAGAGTCACCCACTCCCTAAAAGTGGGGTTGGCTCTCACAATGGTGTCCTTGTTGTACTATTGGAGACCTCTCTACAATGATTTTGGGGTTTCAGGAATGTCGGCTGTCATGACTGTGATAGCAGTCTTCGAATTCCGTGTTG GTGCATCTCTCAGCAAAAGTTTAAATAAAGGCTTTGCAACATTACTTGCGGGTGTTCTGGGGGTTGGAGCTGAACACACAACACGTCTCTTTGGCGAGAAAGGAGAGCCTTTTGCTCTTGGGTTGCTTGTTTTCTTACTAG CTACAACATCATCATTCACACGGTTCTGTCCACGTATAAAGGCAAGATATGACTATGGGgtcttaatttttatattgaCATTCACCTTGGTATCGGTGTCGGGATATCGGGTTGATCAACAACTCTTACAGATGGCCCATCAAACAGTCTCAACAGTTGTAATAGGAGCAGCATCCTGCATAATcatatccatatttgtttgtcCGGTTTGGGCTGGCGAAGATCTTCACAAGTTAATTGCTTCCAATTTAAAAAATCTTGCAAACTATCTAgaag GTTTTGAGAGCGAATATTTTCAGGACTCTGTGGATGAATTAATGAAGGGTGGTGCCACGGCCTCTGAGGGTGATAAGGCAGTACTTCTTCAAGGATACAAAACAGTCCTCAATTCGGAAAACGATGAAGAATCTTTG GCAAATTTCGCAAGATGGGAACCAGGGCATGGCCTTTTCCCCTTCCGTCATCCATGGAAACAGTACTTGAAGATTGGGGCCCTTGCTAGACAGTGTGCTTACCATATTGAAGCTCTTAATGGTCATATCGTCAACTACTCTTATATCCAA GCACCAATAGAATTCCGATACAGAATTCGTGAATCAACAACAAAGATGAACTCAGAATCGAGCAAGGCACTTCAAGCATTAGCAACAGCAATTAAAACAATGACAGACCCTTCAGCCGCCAATTCCCATGTGGAAATGTCTAAAACTGCCATTAATGAACTCGAGATTGCACTCAAAGCTGATTCAATAGTACTAGAGAATGCGGACCTCCTAGCAATTATACCAATTGCCTCAGTGACTTCAATGCTAATAGAAATCACAAGATGCGTGGAGAAAATCTGTGAATCCGTCCACGAGCTATCTTGCTTAGCACATTTCAAGAGTGTTGTTGAACCCTCTGTATCACCAGAAAAACCACAGCTACTTCATCGAGGAAGAATAAAACCTCTTTTGGATGGTGACAGCAGTACTGACCATGTTACAATTACAGTACCCGCAACGTCAAACATGAATATTGGTCCGATGGAAAATGAAATTTCTGAGGTACCAAAAGACAGCCAACGACTTGGATTATAA
- the LOC122277460 gene encoding protein CHROMOSOME TRANSMISSION FIDELITY 7-like isoform X1, whose product MQSKISSFFKPSASVGPKSLISDGDDDDDDELTYWEKKEHHFFNTYSRRAQKPHSESSTLGSVSQMLKKSICHDSCLKPQSTASGRPINKKKKRSYVQFHLDLGQSDFILHTCSTCGLKYAAGEEDDEKAHKAFHRDYTHGIPFKGWCNERVIHMPYTEGDRIILVLDCDPPAHRNKVVEVVKMMETELGNGWISPRGCKVYLFISSQRIIGCLLAEPIKNAFKLLTCSEDGRSDCTATKEIASRKSTTLQFGVISLKREINKRVPDLDCSEVVDGHLNGAIFCENKPVPAVCGIRAVWVTPSNRRKHIASQLLDAVRKSFCMGFVLEHTQLAFSQPTSAGKALASRYIGTGSFLVYKTNNLDSSRVI is encoded by the exons ATGCAATCCAAGATCAGTTCATTCTTCAAACCATCTGCTTCTGTTGGACCCAAGTCGCTGATTTCTGATggcgacgacgacgacgacgacgaatTGACGTATTGGGAGAAGAAAGAACATCATTTTTTCAATACGTACTCGCGTAGAGCTCAAAAACCACACAG TGAATCCAGCACTTTAGGGTCAGTCAGCCAAATGCTGAAGAAATCCATTTGCCATGATTCGTGTCTAAAGCCGCAATCAACGGCATCTGGAAGACCAAttaacaagaagaagaagagaagctaTGTGCAGTTCCATTTAGATTTGGGTCAGTCTGATTTTATCCTACACACATGTTCCACATGTGGGCTCAAGTACGCTGCTGGAGAGGAAGACGATGAGAAGGCTCACAAGGCATTTCATAGGGACTATACCCATGGGATCCCGTTCAAG GGTTGGTGCAATGAAAGGGTTATTCATATGCCTTATACTGAAGGGGATCGAATCATTTTGGTCTTAGATTGTGACCCTCCAGCTCATAGGAACAAG GTTGTGGAAGTGGTAAAGATGATGGAGACAGAGCTTGGAAATGGATGGATTTCCCCTAGGGGCTGTAAG GTGTATCTGTTTATTTCCTCTCAAAGGATTATAGGATGTCTACTTGCAGAACCGATAAAAAACGCATTTAAACTTCTCACATGCTCAGAGGATGGGCGATCTGATTGTACTGCTACAAAGGAAATAGCAAGCCGGAAATCGACCACCCTCCAATTTGGGGTTATTAGTTTGAAAagggaaataaataaaagagtccCTGATCTTGATTGTTCTGAGGTGGTGGATGGTCATCTCAATGGAGCAATTTTCTGTGAGAATAAACCTGTACCTGCGGTTTGTGGAATTAGGGCTGTATGGGTCACTCCCTCAAACAGAAGAAAACACATAGCCAGCCAATTACTGGATGCTGTGAG GAAAAGTTTCTGCATGGGTTTTGTCCTTGAACACACTCAGTTGGCATTCTCCCAACCAACCTCAGCTGGAAAGGCGTTGGCATCCAGGTATATTGGCACTGGATCTTTTTTGGTATACAAAACCAACAATCTGGACTCATCGAgagtaatttaa
- the LOC122277830 gene encoding ribosome biogenesis protein NSA2 homolog isoform X2 gives MPQGDYIELHRKRHGFRLDHFERKRKKEAREVHKRSEYAQKALGIKGKMFAKKRYAEKALMKKTLAMHEESSTRRKVDDDVHEGAVPAYLLDRENTTRAKVLSNTIKQKRKEKAGKWEVPLPKVRPVAEDEMFKVIRSGKRKTKQWKRMVTKATFVGPGFTRKPPKYERFIRPTGLRFTKAHVTHPELKCTFNLEIIGVKKNPNGPMYTSLGVMTKGTVIEVNVSELGLVTPAGKVVWGKGNMLR, from the exons ATG CCGCAAGGAGATTACATAGAGCTTCACAGGAAGAGACATGGCTTCCGCCTCGACCACTTCGAGCGCAAGCGCAAGAAGGAGGCTCGTGAAGTCCACAAGCGCTCTGAATATGCCCAGAAG GCTCTGGGTATTAAGGGCAAGATGTTCGCGAAGAAACGTTATGCAGAAAAGGCTCTGATGAAGAAGAC ACTGGCCATGCATGAGGAATCGTCCACCAGGCGCAAGGTGGATGATGATGTCCATGAAGGAGCTGTTCCTGCTTATCTGCTGGATCGCGAGAACACAACACGGGCAAAA GTTCTTAGCAATACTATTAAGCAAAAGAGGAAAGAGAAAGCTGGAAAGTGGGAAGTCCCTCTGCCAAAG GTGAGGCCTGTGGCTGAAGATGAAATGTTCAAAGTGATCAGATCTGGTAAACGAAAGA CCAAGCAATGGAAAAGAATGGTCACGAAAGCTACATTTGTTGGACCTGGTTTTACGAGAAAACCTCCCAAGTATGAGCGGTTCATCCGTCCTACAGGTTTGCGGTTCACCAAAGCTCACGTGACACACCCTGAACTCAAATGCACTTTCAATCTTGAGATAATTGGAGTAAAGAAAAATCCTAATGGTCCAATGTATACCTCTCTTGGCGTGATGACAAAGGGAACAGTCATTGAG GTGAATGTCAGTGAGTTGGGTCTGGTTACACCAGCTGGGAAAGTTGTATGGGGTAAG GGAAATATGCTCAGGTGA
- the LOC122277460 gene encoding protein CHROMOSOME TRANSMISSION FIDELITY 7-like isoform X2 — MLKKSICHDSCLKPQSTASGRPINKKKKRSYVQFHLDLGQSDFILHTCSTCGLKYAAGEEDDEKAHKAFHRDYTHGIPFKGWCNERVIHMPYTEGDRIILVLDCDPPAHRNKVVEVVKMMETELGNGWISPRGCKVYLFISSQRIIGCLLAEPIKNAFKLLTCSEDGRSDCTATKEIASRKSTTLQFGVISLKREINKRVPDLDCSEVVDGHLNGAIFCENKPVPAVCGIRAVWVTPSNRRKHIASQLLDAVRKSFCMGFVLEHTQLAFSQPTSAGKALASRYIGTGSFLVYKTNNLDSSRVI; from the exons ATGCTGAAGAAATCCATTTGCCATGATTCGTGTCTAAAGCCGCAATCAACGGCATCTGGAAGACCAAttaacaagaagaagaagagaagctaTGTGCAGTTCCATTTAGATTTGGGTCAGTCTGATTTTATCCTACACACATGTTCCACATGTGGGCTCAAGTACGCTGCTGGAGAGGAAGACGATGAGAAGGCTCACAAGGCATTTCATAGGGACTATACCCATGGGATCCCGTTCAAG GGTTGGTGCAATGAAAGGGTTATTCATATGCCTTATACTGAAGGGGATCGAATCATTTTGGTCTTAGATTGTGACCCTCCAGCTCATAGGAACAAG GTTGTGGAAGTGGTAAAGATGATGGAGACAGAGCTTGGAAATGGATGGATTTCCCCTAGGGGCTGTAAG GTGTATCTGTTTATTTCCTCTCAAAGGATTATAGGATGTCTACTTGCAGAACCGATAAAAAACGCATTTAAACTTCTCACATGCTCAGAGGATGGGCGATCTGATTGTACTGCTACAAAGGAAATAGCAAGCCGGAAATCGACCACCCTCCAATTTGGGGTTATTAGTTTGAAAagggaaataaataaaagagtccCTGATCTTGATTGTTCTGAGGTGGTGGATGGTCATCTCAATGGAGCAATTTTCTGTGAGAATAAACCTGTACCTGCGGTTTGTGGAATTAGGGCTGTATGGGTCACTCCCTCAAACAGAAGAAAACACATAGCCAGCCAATTACTGGATGCTGTGAG GAAAAGTTTCTGCATGGGTTTTGTCCTTGAACACACTCAGTTGGCATTCTCCCAACCAACCTCAGCTGGAAAGGCGTTGGCATCCAGGTATATTGGCACTGGATCTTTTTTGGTATACAAAACCAACAATCTGGACTCATCGAgagtaatttaa
- the LOC122277830 gene encoding ribosome biogenesis protein NSA2 homolog isoform X1: MPQGDYIELHRKRHGFRLDHFERKRKKEAREVHKRSEYAQKALGIKGKMFAKKRYAEKALMKKTLAMHEESSTRRKVDDDVHEGAVPAYLLDRENTTRAKVLSNTIKQKRKEKAGKWEVPLPKVRPVAEDEMFKVIRSGKRKTKQWKRMVTKATFVGPGFTRKPPKYERFIRPTGLRFTKAHVTHPELKCTFNLEIIGVKKNPNGPMYTSLGVMTKGTVIEVNVSELGLVTPAGKVVWGKYAQVTNNPENDGCINAVLLV, translated from the exons ATG CCGCAAGGAGATTACATAGAGCTTCACAGGAAGAGACATGGCTTCCGCCTCGACCACTTCGAGCGCAAGCGCAAGAAGGAGGCTCGTGAAGTCCACAAGCGCTCTGAATATGCCCAGAAG GCTCTGGGTATTAAGGGCAAGATGTTCGCGAAGAAACGTTATGCAGAAAAGGCTCTGATGAAGAAGAC ACTGGCCATGCATGAGGAATCGTCCACCAGGCGCAAGGTGGATGATGATGTCCATGAAGGAGCTGTTCCTGCTTATCTGCTGGATCGCGAGAACACAACACGGGCAAAA GTTCTTAGCAATACTATTAAGCAAAAGAGGAAAGAGAAAGCTGGAAAGTGGGAAGTCCCTCTGCCAAAG GTGAGGCCTGTGGCTGAAGATGAAATGTTCAAAGTGATCAGATCTGGTAAACGAAAGA CCAAGCAATGGAAAAGAATGGTCACGAAAGCTACATTTGTTGGACCTGGTTTTACGAGAAAACCTCCCAAGTATGAGCGGTTCATCCGTCCTACAGGTTTGCGGTTCACCAAAGCTCACGTGACACACCCTGAACTCAAATGCACTTTCAATCTTGAGATAATTGGAGTAAAGAAAAATCCTAATGGTCCAATGTATACCTCTCTTGGCGTGATGACAAAGGGAACAGTCATTGAG GTGAATGTCAGTGAGTTGGGTCTGGTTACACCAGCTGGGAAAGTTGTATGGG GGAAATATGCTCAGGTGACAAATAACCCCGAGAATGATGGGTGTATAAACGCCGTTCTGCTTGTATAA
- the LOC122277459 gene encoding receptor protein kinase TMK1-like produces the protein MEPHHKTLVFLLLLSLIVVVFGATDPNDLAIINQFKKGLENPELLQWPENGADPCGSKWKHLFCKGDRVAQIQVQNLGLSGPLPQNLNKLSMLTDLGLQKNNFTGALPSFSGLSNLRNAYLDNNRFDTIPGDFFDGLVSLEVLALDYINLNASTGWMFPTQLQESPQLRNLSCISCNLVGPLPSFLGMLSSLSNLKLSVNNLSGQIPSLGGSALQMLWLNDQRGGGLTGPINIVTTVTSLTSLWLHGNQFTGEIPDSIGNLTLLKDLNLNGNRLVGLIPDSLVNMPLENLDLSNNRLMGPIPKFKATKFSFNSNAFCQSTPGDLCAPDVMALIEFLKWVNYPSNLVSSWTGNQPCEGQWLGLSCNPSNEISIINMPKFNLNGSLSPVVAKLSSLTQIRLQNNNLSGQIPQNWTSLKYLKTLDVSGNNIFPPLPKFSGTVNLVIVGNPLLNDTQSQETPPAGNSPPENGPSSGSSQSPSKNPSSPTTGSSSNGDNTSGKPKSSKRSILVSVLAPVASVAIVALLIIPLSIYYCKKRKDVTPTPSSIVIHPRDPSDSDNTVKIVVANNTKGSTSALTGSGSGSRNSSGMGESHVIEAGNLIISVQVLRNVTNNFAPENELGRGGFGVVYKGELDDGTKIAVKRMEAGIITSKGLDEFQSEIAVLSKVRHRHLVSLLGYSIEGNERILVYEYMPQGALSKHLFHWKSVKLEPLSWKRRLNIALDVARGMEYLHSMAHQSFIHRDLKSSNILLGDDLRAKISDFGLVKLAPDGEKSVVTRLAGTFGYLAPEYAVTGKITTKVDVFSFGIVLMELLTGLMALDEDRPEESQYLAAWFWRIKSDKETLMAAIDPALDVKEETFESISIIAELAGHCTAREPIQRPDMGHAVNVLAPLVEKWKPFDDDTEEYSGIDYSLPLNQMVKGWQEGKDLSYMALEDSKDSIPARPTGFAESFTSADGR, from the exons ATGGAACCCCACCATAAAACGCTCGTCTTTCTACTTCTTCTCTCACTTATCGTTGTGGTTTTCGGTGCCACTGACCCCAATGACCTTGCGATTATCAACCAGTTCAAGAAAGGGTTGGAAAACCCAGAGCTCCTGCAGTGGCCCGAGAACGGTGCTGACCCATGCGGGTCTAAGTGGAAACACTTGTTCTGTAAAGGAGACAGGGTCGCCCAGATTCAGGTCCAAAACCTGGGTCTCAGTGGCCCTCTCCCCCAGAATCTCAACAAGCTCTCCATGCTCACAGACCTTGGCCTGCAGAAAAACAACTTCACCGGAGCTTTACCATCTTTCAGCGGCTTGTCCAATCTGCGCAATGCTTACTTGGACAACAACCGTTTCGATACCATTCCTGGCGATTTCTTCGATGGCCTTGTGAGTTTGGAGGTCTTGGCATTGGATTACATCAATTTGAATGCCAGTACCGGGTGGATGTTCCCTACTCAGTTGCAGGAATCGCCCCAGTTGAGAAATCTGTCTTGTATTAGTTGCAATTTGGTGGGACCGTTGCCAAGCTTTCTGGGGATGTTGTCTTCTCTGTCAAACTTGAAGCTTTCTGTGAACAATTTGTCCGGTCAAATTCCGAGTTTGGGTGGTTCGGCTTTGCAGATGCTATGGTTAAATGACCAGCGCGGAGGCGGATTGACAGGCCCAATCAACATAGTGACAACGGTGACTTCTCTTACAAGTCTCTGGCTTCATGGGAATCAGTTCACAGGGGAGATTCCTGATAGCATCGGGAATTTGACTCTCCTCAAGGATCTGAATCTGAATGGTAACCGACTTGTCGGCTTAATTCCTGATAGCTTAGTTAATATGCCATTGGAAAATTTAGATTTGAGCAATAACAGGTTGATGGGTCCTATACCAAAATTCAAAGCCACCAAGTTCTCTTTTAATTCTAATGCATTTTGTCAATCAACTCCTGGGGATCTTTGTGCGCCGGATGTTATGGCACTTATAGAGTTTCTCAAGTGGGTGAATTACCCttcaaatcttgtttcttcatgGACTGGTAATCAGCCTTGTGAAGGGCAGTGGTTAGGACTGAGTTGTAATCCCAGCAATGAGATTTCTATCATAAACATGCCCAAGTTTAATCTCAATGGATCCTTGAGTCCCGTAGTTGCAAAACTAAGTTCTCTTACTCAAATTAGACTTCAGAATAATAATTTGAGTGGTCAGATTCCCCAAAACTGGACTAGCTTGAAGTATTTGAAAACTTTGGACGTAAGTGGGAACAATATTTTCCCTCCATTGCCAAAATTCAGTGGTACTGTGAACCTCGTCATTGTTGGTAACCCTCTATTGAATGATACTCAGTCGCAGGAAACCCCCCCTGCTGGAAACAGTCCACCGGAAAACGGCCCATCATCTGGTAGTTCACAGTCCCCATCGAAAAACCCTTCTTCGCCAACAACAGGCTCAAGTTCTAATGGCGACAATACGTCTGGCAAACCAAAAAGTTCTAAGAGATCCATTTTGGTTTCAGTCTTGGCACCTGTTGCAAGTGTTGCAATAGTTGCTCTTCTGATCATACCTCTATCTATCTATTACTGTAAGAAGAGAAAAGACGTGACCCCAACTCCTAGTTCTATTGTAATTCACCCAAGAGATCCATCTGATTCAGATAACACAGTCAAGATTGTTGTTGCCAACAACACCAAGGGTAGCACTTCTGCACTGACAGGGAGCGGTTCTGGAAGCAGAAACAGTAGTGGAATGGGCGAGTCTCATGTCATTGAAGCTGGAAATCTAATCATATCAGTTCAAGTTCTTCGAAATGTGACAAATAATTTTGCCCCTGAGAATGAACTTGGTCGTGGTGGCTTTGGGGTAGTTTATAAGGGAGAATTGGATGATGGTACAAAAATAGCAGTGAAAAGAATGGAGGCTGGCATCATTACTAGCAAAGGGTTGGATGAATTCCAGTCTGAAATTGCAGTGCTTTCGAAGGTCCGGCACCGTCATTTAGTATCTCTTTTGGGTTATTCCATTGAAGGCAACGAGAGAATTCTTGTTTATGAGTATATGCCTCAAGGGGCTCTTAGTAAGCATCTATTCCACTGGAAGAGCGTAAAGTTAGAGCCTCTCTCTTGGAAGAGGAGGCTAAATATTGCCTTGGATGTTGCCAGGGGAATGGAGTATCTTCACAGTATGGCTCACCAGAGCTTCATACACAGAGATCTTAAATCTTCAAATATCTTACTTGGGGATGATTTAAGAGcaaaaatttcagattttggattggtgaAGCTTGCTCCTGATGGTGAGAAATCCGTGGTAACCAGGCTTGCTGGGACTTTTGGATACTTAGCACCAGAATATGCCG TGACAGGAAAAATTACAACCAAAGTTGATGTCTTCAGTTTTGGGATCGTGCTAATGGAGCTATTGACCGGGTTGATGGCACTTGATGAGGATAGGCCTGAGGAGAGCCAGTACTTAGCCGCTTGGTTCTGGCGCATAAAATCAGATAAGGAGACACTGATGGCGGCCATTGACCCAGCCCTAGATGTAAAAGAAGAAACATTTGAGAGCATCTCTATAATTGCTGAGTTAGCTGGGCACTGCACTGCTAGAGAACCTATCCAAAGGCCAGATATGGGCCATGCCGTGAATGTGTTGGCCCCACTTGTGGAAAAATGGAAACCATTTGATGATGACACCGAGGAATATTCTGGAATTGATTACAGCCTTCCTCTTAATCAGATGGTGAAGGGCTGGCAGGAAGGAAAGGACTTGAGTTATATGGCTCTAGAAGACAGCAAAGACAGCATCCCAGCAAGACCTACCGGATTTGCGGAGTCTTTCACTTCTGCTGATGGACGGTAA
- the LOC122277829 gene encoding aluminum-activated malate transporter 8-like isoform X2 has translation MPSSFNFHHSLAMEIESETRQKAGLFTSGVSWLKALPGKAMNKAVKVAKSTKELGQDDPRRVTHSLKVGLALTMVSLLYYWRPLYNDFGVSGMSAVMTVIAVFEFRVGASLSKSLNKGFATLLAGVLGVGAEHTTRLFGEKGEPFALGLLVFLLATTSSFTRFCPRIKARYDYGVLIFILTFTLVSVSGYRVDQQLLQMAHQTVSTVVIGAASCIIISIFVCPVWAGEDLHKLIASNLKNLANYLEGFESEYFQDSVDELMKGGATASEGDKAVLLQGYKTVLNSENDEESLANFARWEPGHGLFPFRHPWKQYLKIGALARQCAYHIEALNGHIVNYSYIQAPIEFRYRIRESTTKMNSESSKALQALATAIKTMTDPSAANSHVEMSKTAINELEIALKADSIVLENADLLAIIPIASVTSMLIEITRCVEKICESVHELSCLAHFKSVVEPSVSPEKPQLLHRGRIKPLLDGDSSTDHVTITVPATSNMNIGPMENEISEVGVEALRN, from the exons ATGCCAAGTAGCTTTAATTTCCACCACTCTTTAGCCATGGAGATTGAGTCAGAAACTCGACAGAAGGCTGGGCTTTTCACCAGTGGTGTGAGCTGGCTTAAGGCCTTGCCTGGGAAAGCCATGAATAAGGCTGTCAAGGTCGCAAAGAGTACAAAGGAGCTCGGACAGGACGACCCAAGAAGAGTCACCCACTCCCTAAAAGTGGGGTTGGCTCTCACAATGGTGTCCTTGTTGTACTATTGGAGACCTCTCTACAATGATTTTGGGGTTTCAGGAATGTCGGCTGTCATGACTGTGATAGCAGTCTTCGAATTCCGTGTTG GTGCATCTCTCAGCAAAAGTTTAAATAAAGGCTTTGCAACATTACTTGCGGGTGTTCTGGGGGTTGGAGCTGAACACACAACACGTCTCTTTGGCGAGAAAGGAGAGCCTTTTGCTCTTGGGTTGCTTGTTTTCTTACTAG CTACAACATCATCATTCACACGGTTCTGTCCACGTATAAAGGCAAGATATGACTATGGGgtcttaatttttatattgaCATTCACCTTGGTATCGGTGTCGGGATATCGGGTTGATCAACAACTCTTACAGATGGCCCATCAAACAGTCTCAACAGTTGTAATAGGAGCAGCATCCTGCATAATcatatccatatttgtttgtcCGGTTTGGGCTGGCGAAGATCTTCACAAGTTAATTGCTTCCAATTTAAAAAATCTTGCAAACTATCTAgaag GTTTTGAGAGCGAATATTTTCAGGACTCTGTGGATGAATTAATGAAGGGTGGTGCCACGGCCTCTGAGGGTGATAAGGCAGTACTTCTTCAAGGATACAAAACAGTCCTCAATTCGGAAAACGATGAAGAATCTTTG GCAAATTTCGCAAGATGGGAACCAGGGCATGGCCTTTTCCCCTTCCGTCATCCATGGAAACAGTACTTGAAGATTGGGGCCCTTGCTAGACAGTGTGCTTACCATATTGAAGCTCTTAATGGTCATATCGTCAACTACTCTTATATCCAA GCACCAATAGAATTCCGATACAGAATTCGTGAATCAACAACAAAGATGAACTCAGAATCGAGCAAGGCACTTCAAGCATTAGCAACAGCAATTAAAACAATGACAGACCCTTCAGCCGCCAATTCCCATGTGGAAATGTCTAAAACTGCCATTAATGAACTCGAGATTGCACTCAAAGCTGATTCAATAGTACTAGAGAATGCGGACCTCCTAGCAATTATACCAATTGCCTCAGTGACTTCAATGCTAATAGAAATCACAAGATGCGTGGAGAAAATCTGTGAATCCGTCCACGAGCTATCTTGCTTAGCACATTTCAAGAGTGTTGTTGAACCCTCTGTATCACCAGAAAAACCACAGCTACTTCATCGAGGAAGAATAAAACCTCTTTTGGATGGTGACAGCAGTACTGACCATGTTACAATTACAGTACCCGCAACGTCAAACATGAATATTGGTCCGATGGAAAATGAAATTTCTGAG GTTGGAGTAGAAGCATTGAGGAACTGA